One Lagenorhynchus albirostris chromosome 7, mLagAlb1.1, whole genome shotgun sequence genomic window, ATTCTTTCATCATGTCTAGGACGATGGGGATGAGGCTGACCACGCCTCCACAGTGGTTCCTGGCCTCGTGACAGCTGAGGTAGTTCGCCATGTCGGGAGGCCACCTGCAGGGCGGCAAGAGGGGCCGGCTGAGCCCTGCCCCAGGGACTCATGTGCCGCGGCCCAGACCTCGGGCAGGGGTTTCTAAAGCTGCCCCCGCTGCAGAACCCCCCTGGGAGGTTTTAGAGCTGTGCGCCCACCAGGCCAGGCTCTCGGTGCCAGACATGGTGGTTGAGCGGGTTTAGGGCCCAGGAGCCCCCAGGAGATCCTGGTGTGAAAGGCGTGGATCACGAGCTGTGGAAGCCTGCTCTGATCACTCCCAAGTACACCGTTTAGCCCCTCTGACTCTTTTTACCCTAGTATCTAAACAGCTTCCTCCAGAATTTGGTAGTGTTGCGGATTCCCCAGGGCTCGGAATTAGGGAACCACGCTAGTGGTGCTGACGCCCATGGGACCGGGCTCCAGACATCCCACTTCTTCCTGGGCTTCTGGGAACAACTGGTCTGTGATCCCCTTCTCCTGGCCTGTCTGCAACGTCTGCAAATGTGACTAGCAATGTGCGTGGCAGGTCGCAGTTTCTAAACCGCAGTGGAACCCAGTGGCTGGGACCGTGTGCATCTGTTCCCCATACATCCCTGTCCTGAGCCCAGGCCGACACCACCAGGTGCCGACAGAGTGGGTTCTGCTGATGATCTCATTAAATCCGCATAAGAGCCCTAGGAGGTGTGCGCTGCTCTTTATACATTTCCCAGATGCAGTGTATAAAGAGAGATGAATCACTGGCCCGAAGTCACAGAGGTGGCGTGTGGTAGAGCCGGGACCTAAACCCTGGCCGGCTGAGCCTTGAGCCCACGCTTTTCAACCGCTTTGCCATTCACTCGTACTTGGTGAGGGAACGAGTGAACGGCTCACTCCACCAGTAGGGTCTGAGCCTGACTCTGGCGCACAAGCGctggccctctctgggccttggggtTTCAGCGTTCAAGTGAGGGGATGAGGCCCGGCCCCGCCTGTGAGCCCGCGAGCCTCCACCTGCCCGATGCTGGAGATGGGCCGGATCTTGTCGCCGGCATTCTCCCTGCAGTGCTCCAGGGCAGCAATGAAGGTGAACTGCTGCTGCTGGAAGAGCTGGTACTTCTGCTCCACACTTCGAAGGGATTCCTTCACCTCATTCATCATCCTGTCTGCGCATTCACAGGCGAGGAGGAGTCTGCGCAAGGAAGAGGAGAGTCGAGCTCCCAGGGCCAGACCCGCGGATCCAGCTCGGGGGTTGTGAGATGCCCACGGCCCCTCTCAGCGGCGCACAGGGCTCAGCAGCTCCCCACAACGCTGGGGAGCAGCGACTGttttcatccccattttgcagagaaggaaacaaGGCCCTAGGAGGCTGTGCACTTGCTCAAGAACCCGGCAGGCTGTCCGCGACGGAGCCAAGCCCAACCCAAAGCCCTTTTACCCTCCAGGGGCACGTTCTTTGCCGTGAAACAAGACTTCCTTCCCTCAGCTGTAGACGTGAGTTTCTCCGGGCCTCAGCTGGCCGCTGgtgccccctccctgcctcctgtgGAGTTTGCAGGCATGACCCTGGTTGGAAACATTGACGCTGCGGGGAGTCCTGTCTCTTGGTGCCTCACAAACTGTCCCAGTGTCACCCAGGAGGTGCACGACGTGCCCAGAATCTCGTCTGAGCAGAGAGGGGCAGTGGGCTCTGCCCTCCATGACATCACAGTTCTGCTGGGCACGTGCAAACTGCTCCAGGTCACGGATTTATGGAACGCTTAGGCTGGAAGGAAGCTCAGTAGATCAACTCCCCTTAACTTccgggggaaactgaggcccagagggtcaCAGCAAGCTGGTGCCAGAGACGCACTAGGTCCTGGGTTTCCTGGTGTCTAACCAGCATCCTTGAAGGTGCCACAGCCGGCTGTCCCTGCACCACGAGGCCCTGGCACACGTGGAGCCCAGGCTTGGACATGCCCCGCGTCAGTCAGAGGAGGCTGCGCTGAGGTGGGGCCCCAGTGGGATGCTGCAAGTGGAAGGGGCCGGAACACTGGGGTGGGGGTGCGGAGAACACAGCCAGGCTTCCTGCCAGCTCCCAGCTGGAGAGGAGGCTTGTTTCTAATGGGTCTCCCTCAGCG contains:
- the SPACA9 gene encoding sperm acrosome-associated protein 9 isoform X2, encoding MSQVDRIKNQVGFALRGSWGHQSRLLLACECADRMMNEVKESLRSVEQKYQLFQQQQFTFIAALEHCRENAGDKIRPISSIGQVASRHGELPQLSRGQEPLWRRGQPHPHRPRHDERMGRPLGEAAPQSAAARGDSQE